The following proteins are encoded in a genomic region of Leptospira fainei serovar Hurstbridge str. BUT 6:
- a CDS encoding LIC_12337 family protein, with translation MKIKIITALAVIFLALSFSVHLTRQNRSSGITISIPDLNQLDAVLKTMATEEPHFATSQSSWKIVLDGPANVEATTASDWEAVRQSATWANGNSTMADRIIMALKNTGVLNNSGSFQSTTNLNGVPFKIKLQTGAACGTACQNISSSAYTGTKNFLNRFKIWRASDGLDALELLFDDVRTPNTTNGVLLTYRIGVLNSTLSDNPNLLVESYIYGASPSRRQTYSWAAPFWLSGTNAATTSDRGRVILEEMTLGLQGGGMATGICVRIAARTVSMTTVCGTNNHYYALAYGQKTVSNFETTALSGVAINSMTTNGTICGFDVLKFGIFNGGGFIMDNLTSGTIPTGYPEPSSGGGYPGVQTLFNKLGTAPNGTGSFDDTQKATIDTGMGSSISLHPSGETVPF, from the coding sequence ATGAAGATAAAAATCATCACAGCCCTTGCCGTTATTTTTTTAGCTCTTAGCTTTTCCGTCCATTTAACCCGACAAAACCGATCTTCGGGAATCACGATAAGCATTCCGGATTTGAATCAATTGGACGCTGTCTTGAAAACGATGGCTACTGAAGAACCGCATTTTGCGACTTCGCAATCTTCATGGAAAATCGTGCTTGATGGACCCGCAAATGTGGAAGCGACTACAGCTTCGGACTGGGAAGCCGTGCGGCAATCCGCGACCTGGGCAAACGGAAATTCGACGATGGCTGATCGTATCATTATGGCCCTAAAAAACACCGGAGTCTTGAATAATTCCGGAAGTTTTCAATCCACTACCAACCTGAACGGAGTTCCGTTCAAAATAAAATTGCAAACTGGAGCCGCGTGCGGTACTGCCTGCCAAAATATTTCCTCTTCCGCGTATACCGGTACGAAGAATTTCTTGAATCGATTCAAAATCTGGAGAGCAAGCGACGGGTTGGACGCTCTAGAATTACTTTTCGATGATGTAAGGACTCCGAATACTACGAACGGCGTTTTATTAACGTATCGAATCGGAGTTTTAAATTCAACTTTATCAGATAATCCTAATTTGTTGGTGGAAAGCTATATTTATGGCGCCTCCCCCAGTCGTAGGCAAACGTACTCGTGGGCCGCTCCTTTCTGGCTTTCCGGAACAAATGCCGCGACTACTTCGGATCGAGGTCGAGTGATTTTGGAAGAAATGACACTAGGATTGCAAGGCGGCGGGATGGCGACCGGAATCTGCGTAAGAATCGCTGCAAGAACCGTCTCGATGACTACCGTCTGCGGAACTAATAACCATTATTATGCGCTTGCTTATGGTCAGAAGACTGTGAGCAATTTTGAAACCACGGCTCTATCCGGTGTTGCAATCAATAGCATGACGACCAATGGCACCATCTGCGGTTTCGATGTTCTGAAATTCGGGATCTTTAATGGGGGCGGATTTATCATGGATAACCTTACTTCCGGCACGATTCCGACCGGATATCCGGAACCTTCTAGTGGCGGCGGTTACCCAGGAGTTCAAACGCTTTTTAATAAACTTGGTACGGCACCTAACGGTACCGGAAGTTTCGACGATACGCAAAAGGCTACGATAGATACCGGTATGGGAAGTTCGATCAGTCTTCATCCTTCCGGCGAAACGGTTCCATTTTAG
- a CDS encoding glycosyltransferase, protein MILHIDTETGWRGGERQLFLLAEGLKKRKISQLILCRPGSALEAKAKEAGLPTVTLPLKGEWDFASVNALRDLVRAKGVRIIHAHTAKAHSIAWIAKAKLPQVRLIVSRRVDFKIRRNWFSKRKYVSPRVDLFLAVSNKIRDVLIQGGVDPAKIVTVYSGIELNPASRKHSNSSFLRKEFHLQKDELVIGNIAALVDHKDQKTLLNALALIQTEQKFKAFIVGEGSLRRELEDLARQKGLLDKVVFTGFREDIPEFLSLFDIFTLTSKEEGLGTSVLDAMAAGLPIVATNGGGISEMLTPEKGAFVAPVGDANFLAKAYKILLEDSKLRKVFGSFNKEFVKKFSVKNTVKRTELAYYSFLGEDLYSNPVKGKSGEAA, encoded by the coding sequence GTGATCCTACATATAGATACCGAAACAGGTTGGCGAGGCGGAGAAAGGCAGCTCTTTCTTCTCGCCGAAGGTCTGAAAAAGCGTAAAATTTCCCAGCTCATTCTTTGCCGTCCCGGGTCGGCATTGGAAGCGAAAGCTAAGGAAGCAGGACTTCCTACGGTGACTCTTCCTTTGAAAGGCGAATGGGACTTCGCTTCCGTAAATGCTCTTCGCGATTTGGTTCGGGCAAAAGGAGTTCGAATTATTCATGCTCATACTGCAAAAGCTCACTCCATCGCTTGGATAGCAAAGGCAAAGCTTCCGCAAGTACGCTTGATTGTTTCCCGTCGCGTCGATTTTAAGATTCGTAGGAACTGGTTTAGTAAACGCAAATATGTTTCTCCGCGCGTGGACCTGTTTCTTGCAGTCTCGAATAAAATTCGCGACGTGTTGATTCAAGGGGGAGTTGACCCGGCAAAGATCGTTACGGTCTATAGCGGTATCGAATTAAATCCCGCTTCTAGGAAACATTCAAACTCATCTTTTCTTAGAAAGGAATTTCATTTACAAAAAGATGAATTGGTAATAGGCAATATCGCTGCGTTAGTCGATCATAAGGACCAAAAAACCCTTTTGAATGCGTTGGCATTAATTCAAACTGAACAAAAATTTAAGGCATTTATCGTCGGAGAAGGCAGCCTTAGACGAGAGCTGGAGGATTTGGCGCGACAAAAAGGATTGCTCGATAAGGTCGTCTTTACCGGCTTTCGCGAGGATATTCCGGAGTTCCTTTCGTTATTCGATATTTTTACTCTCACCTCCAAGGAAGAAGGATTGGGAACCTCCGTCTTGGACGCGATGGCCGCAGGACTTCCGATCGTCGCTACGAATGGAGGCGGGATTTCGGAAATGCTGACACCCGAAAAGGGGGCCTTCGTCGCGCCGGTGGGAGACGCTAATTTTCTGGCCAAAGCATATAAGATTCTGCTTGAGGATTCCAAATTACGAAAAGTATTCGGGTCGTTTAACAAGGAATTTGTTAAAAAGTTTTCTGTAAAGAATACCGTAAAGCGAACTGAGCTTGCCTACTATAGTTTTCTGGGTGAAGATTTGTATTCCAATCCTGTAAAAGGAAAATCGGGAGAGGCTGCATGA
- a CDS encoding MarR family winged helix-turn-helix transcriptional regulator encodes MADSSSKKLTRKEILDSVMMAIREMSALSVIISQTVAEKVGINSTDMECGDFLQIYGPMTAGKLAELSGLTTGAITGVIDRLEKANLAKREFDPSDRRKVLVVPSQKRAKEFESYYASLGKSASDALDRYTTDQLNAFLSISRDMIAISQTEIKLMRDVE; translated from the coding sequence ATGGCGGATTCATCAAGTAAAAAACTCACCCGGAAGGAAATTTTAGATTCGGTAATGATGGCCATTCGAGAGATGAGCGCGCTTTCAGTCATTATCAGTCAAACGGTTGCCGAAAAGGTAGGAATCAACAGCACCGATATGGAATGCGGCGATTTCCTTCAAATCTATGGTCCAATGACCGCAGGAAAATTGGCCGAATTGAGCGGACTTACGACCGGGGCAATTACCGGGGTAATCGATCGATTGGAAAAGGCAAACCTAGCGAAACGGGAATTTGATCCTTCGGACAGAAGAAAAGTATTAGTGGTTCCAAGCCAAAAAAGGGCCAAAGAATTCGAATCATATTATGCTTCTTTGGGAAAATCGGCTAGCGATGCATTGGATCGTTATACTACGGACCAATTGAATGCATTCTTGTCCATCAGTCGGGACATGATCGCTATTTCACAAACCGAAATTAAACTCATGCGGGACGTGGAATAA
- a CDS encoding LIC10415 family protein, with amino-acid sequence MDVQLTNLVSSAEKLLRDKRSSVPGRTGTPSETQNTADKTEFSSSLTSRYLKVQETLTGLQQELSREQMKLGILNEGNTPKEDLIHILFGETPLFRELAENPDLDLNTVKDKVLKNKDELTDAIRKFEVESENVLSLGMLKSPENFRKSVEDLSTKDIRMKQLSEKTIERLIQD; translated from the coding sequence ATGGACGTTCAGCTAACAAATCTGGTCTCTTCGGCTGAGAAGCTTCTCCGCGATAAGAGATCTTCCGTTCCAGGAAGGACCGGTACGCCCTCGGAAACCCAAAACACAGCGGATAAAACAGAGTTTTCCAGTAGCCTGACTTCCCGTTACCTAAAAGTTCAAGAGACCCTAACAGGTCTGCAGCAAGAACTTTCTCGGGAACAGATGAAACTTGGAATCCTGAATGAAGGAAACACGCCGAAAGAAGATCTGATACATATTCTTTTTGGAGAAACTCCTCTCTTTCGGGAACTTGCGGAAAATCCTGATCTCGACCTGAATACAGTCAAAGATAAGGTTCTAAAAAATAAGGACGAACTGACTGATGCGATTCGAAAATTCGAGGTTGAGTCCGAAAACGTTTTATCGTTGGGTATGCTGAAGAGCCCGGAGAATTTCCGGAAATCCGTAGAGGATCTTTCCACGAAAGATATTCGGATGAAACAGCTTTCCGAGAAGACGATCGAAAGATTGATTCAGGACTAG
- the polA gene encoding DNA polymerase I, with the protein MKRLLIIDGHAFAFRAYYAFAATHLTNSKTGQPSGAVFGFFRMLFKLFEDYTPTHVAMTFDPGGPLERGTTFADYKANRKPMPEDLRPQLHEIMETLEKLGFKILLVKGHEADDVIGTLTETYKSKAKEILIFSGDKDLYQLLEKKNIKMLRGKKGVTEFVEIDSSWVKEELGVDVKQIPDYMGIVGDTSDNIPGVKGIGDKGASKLLQEYKNLEGIYKNIEEIRNGSVKTKLLEHKQNAFLSRDLATIKRDLDLGVGEEQLKIPEYNSDEAIRYLKSQGYNVLSRDLAKAAGKEPPPDETETSDGKAAGKKGIYKRIESIEDLSKIARAWKKSPILAVDTETTSQNPFDAELLGISVSNQDGTGFYIPVTHSQGLFSDQLLELEKVREILGPVLSDPSIPKVGQNIKYDLIVLENHGFEVANIVFDTMLASYILQPESRHHNMDDLAKELLNYQTIHYSDLVGTGKNKKNLWEVELEKVSEYASEDADITLRLYNALRKPVKDSGMESVFKEIDLPLIRVLADMEKAGIAIDAQYFAELSKDFQREVKDLVRHIHKYAGREFNIASTKELQKVLFEDLKLKVVKKTQTGYSTDHEVLEELLGEHPIIEKLLDYRKYTKLISTYVETLPTMVSAKDGRIHTNYNMTIAATGRLSSTDPNLQNIPIREKEGRLIRKGFISGHKDFELLSLDYSQIELRIMAHVSGDPAMVDAYKKGIDIHKRTASALYGVSETDVTPEMRDKAKVVNFSVIYGVTPYGLSRNLRVPRDEAKGFIERYLTQYPGVQKYMDETIAFCEEKGYVETLKGRRRPVPDINSTNRMSKEAARRVAINTPIQGTCADMIKIAMMHIHKRIADQGWKSKLLLQVHDELVFEVHRKEKDEFLKSAKELMENALPLSVPIKVSGKFGANWEEAH; encoded by the coding sequence ATGAAGAGATTATTGATTATCGATGGACACGCGTTTGCGTTTCGAGCCTATTACGCTTTCGCCGCGACTCATCTTACGAATTCCAAGACCGGTCAACCCAGCGGGGCGGTTTTCGGTTTTTTTAGAATGCTGTTCAAGCTTTTCGAGGATTATACTCCGACTCATGTTGCCATGACTTTCGACCCCGGGGGGCCTCTGGAACGGGGAACGACGTTTGCCGATTATAAGGCCAATCGTAAGCCGATGCCGGAGGATTTACGCCCGCAATTGCACGAAATCATGGAAACGCTGGAGAAGCTAGGATTTAAGATATTACTAGTTAAAGGCCATGAAGCTGACGATGTGATCGGAACTTTAACGGAAACCTATAAATCGAAGGCCAAGGAGATCCTAATTTTCTCCGGAGATAAGGATCTTTATCAATTATTAGAAAAAAAGAATATTAAAATGCTCCGAGGGAAGAAGGGCGTAACCGAATTCGTCGAGATCGACTCTTCCTGGGTAAAGGAAGAATTGGGCGTGGACGTAAAGCAGATTCCCGATTATATGGGAATCGTGGGGGATACTTCCGATAACATTCCGGGAGTAAAGGGGATCGGGGATAAAGGCGCCTCCAAACTTCTTCAGGAATACAAAAATCTAGAGGGTATTTATAAGAATATAGAGGAGATTCGAAACGGTTCCGTAAAAACGAAATTATTGGAACACAAACAGAACGCCTTTCTTTCGAGGGATCTGGCCACGATCAAAAGAGATTTGGATTTAGGCGTCGGCGAAGAGCAGTTAAAAATTCCCGAATATAATTCCGATGAGGCGATTCGATATTTAAAATCGCAGGGTTATAATGTTCTTTCGCGGGATTTGGCTAAGGCCGCCGGAAAAGAACCGCCTCCCGATGAAACGGAAACTTCGGATGGAAAGGCCGCCGGTAAGAAAGGAATCTATAAACGAATCGAAAGTATCGAAGATCTTTCCAAGATCGCAAGAGCCTGGAAGAAATCTCCGATTTTGGCGGTCGATACCGAAACGACGTCCCAAAATCCTTTCGACGCCGAACTTCTGGGGATTTCGGTATCGAATCAAGATGGAACAGGATTTTATATTCCTGTCACTCATTCACAAGGTCTGTTTAGCGATCAACTCTTGGAATTGGAAAAGGTTCGCGAAATTCTCGGACCTGTTCTATCCGACCCATCCATTCCGAAAGTCGGACAAAATATTAAGTACGATCTGATCGTTTTGGAAAATCACGGTTTCGAAGTCGCGAATATCGTCTTTGATACGATGCTCGCGTCCTATATTTTGCAACCCGAGTCCAGACATCATAACATGGACGACTTAGCCAAGGAGTTGTTAAACTATCAAACCATTCATTATTCCGATCTGGTGGGAACCGGGAAAAATAAGAAGAATCTTTGGGAAGTCGAATTGGAAAAGGTTTCCGAATATGCTTCCGAGGATGCGGATATAACTTTAAGATTATATAATGCATTGCGAAAGCCCGTAAAAGATTCCGGAATGGAGTCAGTCTTCAAGGAAATCGATCTTCCTTTGATTCGAGTTCTTGCGGATATGGAAAAGGCCGGGATTGCGATCGATGCGCAATATTTCGCCGAACTTTCCAAGGATTTTCAGCGGGAAGTGAAAGATCTGGTTAGGCATATTCATAAATATGCCGGTCGGGAATTCAATATCGCTTCGACGAAGGAATTGCAAAAAGTCCTCTTCGAGGATCTGAAATTGAAAGTTGTTAAGAAAACCCAAACCGGATATTCCACGGATCACGAAGTTTTGGAAGAACTTTTGGGCGAGCATCCGATCATAGAAAAACTTTTGGATTATCGAAAATATACGAAGCTGATCTCCACTTACGTTGAAACTCTGCCGACTATGGTGTCTGCTAAAGACGGGCGGATTCATACCAATTACAATATGACGATTGCTGCAACGGGAAGACTGTCTTCCACCGATCCTAATCTTCAGAATATACCCATTCGAGAAAAGGAAGGTCGTTTGATTCGTAAGGGATTTATCAGCGGGCATAAGGATTTTGAACTATTGAGCTTGGACTATTCTCAAATCGAGTTGAGAATCATGGCTCACGTTTCCGGCGACCCTGCAATGGTGGACGCATATAAAAAGGGGATCGACATTCATAAGCGAACGGCATCGGCCTTGTACGGGGTTTCCGAAACCGATGTCACTCCGGAAATGAGGGATAAGGCGAAGGTAGTTAACTTTTCCGTAATTTACGGCGTTACTCCTTACGGGTTGAGTAGAAATTTAAGAGTCCCGAGAGACGAAGCTAAAGGCTTTATAGAAAGATATTTAACTCAGTATCCGGGCGTCCAAAAATACATGGATGAAACGATCGCTTTTTGCGAAGAGAAAGGCTATGTGGAAACTTTAAAAGGACGCCGTCGCCCCGTTCCGGATATTAATTCGACCAACCGAATGTCGAAAGAGGCTGCTCGCCGCGTAGCAATTAATACTCCGATCCAAGGTACTTGTGCTGATATGATCAAGATCGCGATGATGCATATCCATAAACGAATTGCGGATCAGGGTTGGAAATCCAAACTATTACTTCAGGTACATGACGAATTGGTATTCGAAGTTCATAGGAAGGAAAAGGACGAATTCTTAAAGAGCGCGAAGGAATTGATGGAGAACGCGCTTCCTTTAAGCGTGCCCATTAAGGTTTCCGGCAAATTCGGAGCTAACTGGGAAGAAGCGCACTAG
- a CDS encoding alkene reductase: MSTHRLFTPYKLGTIELKNRVVMSPMTRSRAIENIPNDLMAEYYSQRANAGLIVTEGTSPSANGLGYARIPGIFSDEQVTGWKKVTDAVHKKGGRIFIQIMHTGRVGHPVNLPSGAELVGASAIGVKGTVWTDSEGNKEYGVPREMSRSDVQKTIQEYVKSSENAIRAGFDGVELHGANGYLIDQFLNPSSNHRTDDYGGSAANRNRFAIEVATAVAKAIGADKVGIRISPYGVFNDMQSFEGLEDQYEELAKAFGRIGLTYIHIVDHSSMGAPKPEPSTVRKIREAYKAENATGTFILSGGYDLARSETDLTSGAGDLIAFGRPYISNPDLVDRLEKELPLAEPDAATFYTPGEKGYTDYAYVAK; the protein is encoded by the coding sequence ATGAGTACACATCGACTTTTTACACCTTATAAACTCGGAACGATCGAATTGAAAAATCGAGTCGTAATGAGCCCAATGACTCGGTCCCGAGCAATTGAAAATATTCCCAATGATTTAATGGCGGAATATTATTCGCAAAGAGCAAATGCAGGGCTGATCGTCACCGAAGGAACTTCTCCTTCAGCCAATGGTCTCGGATACGCGCGAATACCCGGAATTTTTTCGGATGAGCAAGTGACCGGTTGGAAAAAAGTCACTGACGCCGTTCATAAAAAGGGTGGTCGCATTTTCATACAAATAATGCATACCGGCCGTGTTGGACATCCGGTGAATCTTCCTTCTGGCGCTGAACTCGTCGGAGCGTCCGCAATCGGAGTGAAGGGGACCGTTTGGACGGATAGCGAAGGAAACAAGGAATACGGTGTTCCTCGCGAAATGAGCCGATCCGATGTTCAAAAAACGATTCAGGAATATGTAAAGTCATCTGAGAATGCGATTCGCGCAGGTTTTGACGGAGTCGAATTGCATGGCGCTAACGGTTATTTAATCGATCAGTTTTTAAATCCGTCTTCTAATCATCGTACGGACGACTATGGCGGCTCGGCTGCTAATCGAAATCGCTTCGCGATTGAAGTAGCGACTGCAGTCGCTAAAGCGATCGGCGCTGACAAAGTCGGAATTCGTATTTCACCGTACGGAGTATTTAACGATATGCAGAGCTTTGAGGGTCTCGAAGACCAGTACGAAGAATTGGCAAAAGCATTTGGAAGGATCGGTTTGACTTACATTCATATCGTCGATCATTCCTCGATGGGCGCTCCGAAACCTGAACCTTCTACTGTTCGTAAAATCAGAGAGGCTTACAAAGCAGAAAATGCCACCGGCACTTTCATTCTCTCCGGCGGATATGACTTAGCCCGTAGTGAAACGGATTTAACGAGTGGCGCCGGTGATTTAATCGCCTTCGGAAGACCATATATCTCCAATCCGGATTTGGTGGATCGCTTAGAGAAGGAACTTCCTTTGGCGGAACCCGACGCGGCAACCTTCTATACCCCCGGAGAAAAAGGATATACCGACTACGCGTACGTAGCTAAGTAG
- a CDS encoding MAPEG family protein — protein sequence MQNHLILFPMGALGFLTFFVVLLIPIRRFRAAFAGKVTAEDFKYGESKRVPPWVSIPNRNYMNLLEAPMLFYVICTILYVANSVNLTNLILAWVYVISRILHSFVHLTFNHIFWRLGLFAASNVILALIWALFFFTFL from the coding sequence ATGCAAAATCATCTAATTCTATTTCCGATGGGAGCCTTAGGTTTTCTTACTTTTTTCGTCGTTTTGCTGATTCCTATCAGACGGTTTAGGGCGGCCTTTGCCGGGAAGGTCACTGCGGAAGATTTTAAATACGGAGAATCCAAGCGAGTTCCTCCTTGGGTGTCCATTCCGAACCGAAATTACATGAATTTGTTGGAAGCGCCGATGCTATTTTACGTGATTTGCACGATTCTATACGTTGCGAATTCCGTGAATCTTACGAATCTTATTTTGGCCTGGGTCTATGTGATCTCGCGAATTTTGCACAGTTTCGTTCATTTAACGTTCAATCATATTTTTTGGCGCTTGGGTTTGTTTGCAGCGAGTAACGTCATATTAGCTTTGATATGGGCCTTATTCTTCTTCACATTTCTATAA
- a CDS encoding SH3 domain-containing protein, giving the protein MDSIAFDSLSQVRRDITKAILAILICLAIPISGQEGDGVRYVLITSGVLNVRESPESGKILFTLNKGAKVKLLSDASSLDWAKVKVEDGRTGFVSRKYLGSTPPETLDSYKLIGLVWSGYDPKELPIFVPLAFFSKNGWQAAKDEYEFDYKFRSGVDANLPSVALIAGNKGPGFAATNPTTYGCQQLPAIKVKPTSLLDPKISYLVHSADMALNSIPLHELSQTDSDYELFRSLAETTWKARGYPETQWLRSKIQEVYEFKTSKKETFISGRIAFSEGIAERRYLYLLARKSGTDRALIAYEKSDKLSQELGAYGGYFHLVGVVYREEDPVPVLIFTDIGYDSSIKSLYELRNGTLQLILRGAGDAC; this is encoded by the coding sequence GTGGATTCGATTGCTTTCGATTCTTTGTCCCAAGTGAGACGAGACATCACTAAGGCTATACTCGCGATTTTGATCTGCCTTGCTATTCCTATCTCGGGACAGGAAGGTGACGGAGTTCGCTATGTCCTGATTACTTCAGGCGTTTTAAATGTGAGAGAATCGCCGGAGTCCGGAAAAATTCTCTTTACCCTCAATAAAGGCGCAAAAGTAAAACTTCTATCCGATGCATCCTCGTTAGATTGGGCGAAAGTAAAAGTAGAAGACGGACGAACAGGTTTTGTTTCCAGAAAGTATTTAGGTTCGACTCCGCCTGAAACTTTGGATTCGTACAAACTGATCGGCCTAGTTTGGTCCGGATACGATCCTAAAGAGTTACCGATTTTCGTCCCCCTCGCATTCTTTAGTAAGAACGGCTGGCAGGCCGCGAAGGATGAATACGAATTTGATTACAAATTCCGAAGCGGGGTCGACGCGAATTTACCGTCTGTTGCTCTGATTGCGGGAAATAAAGGGCCCGGTTTTGCCGCTACGAATCCGACTACGTACGGATGCCAACAATTGCCGGCAATAAAAGTAAAACCGACATCTCTTTTAGATCCGAAAATTTCTTACCTTGTTCATTCCGCGGATATGGCGTTAAATTCGATCCCCCTCCATGAACTTTCGCAAACTGACTCCGATTATGAACTCTTTCGCTCCTTAGCCGAAACTACCTGGAAAGCTCGCGGCTATCCCGAAACCCAATGGCTTCGATCCAAAATTCAAGAAGTCTACGAATTTAAGACTTCTAAAAAAGAGACCTTTATTTCGGGCAGAATCGCCTTCTCCGAGGGAATCGCCGAAAGACGATATTTGTATTTACTCGCTAGAAAATCGGGGACCGATCGAGCGCTGATCGCTTACGAAAAATCGGATAAACTTTCCCAGGAACTAGGGGCTTACGGCGGTTATTTTCACCTTGTAGGCGTAGTTTATCGGGAAGAAGATCCGGTTCCGGTGCTCATTTTCACCGATATAGGTTACGACTCTTCGATCAAAAGCCTTTACGAGCTTAGGAATGGAACGTTGCAGCTTATTCTCCGGGGCGCCGGGGACGCATGTTAG
- a CDS encoding DUF4097 family beta strand repeat-containing protein, whose amino-acid sequence MNNRILEQYPLDMEGITKVEILGHGGDVFVIASEAPPEFIAEIEGKIRYRISRKGNILKITAISPGFLSATGTIRFQVKIPSELDVKIVGRSAPIRLKGRFSSVTAASTEGDMRVENASGKFTLSSSKGDIVMSKVEGKTTASTANGDILASGLIGDHLLASPSGTLTLLNGLGRFRLCSEYFLSASEITLTPGSENYFTTGGPLRLTNLFPSGGCMLLANAPKDKIRSDLPNFRIIEQGKHLKARAIGSNPSVLHAHSKEEILITSASHSTFGEILSASA is encoded by the coding sequence ATGAATAATCGAATTTTAGAACAGTATCCCCTTGATATGGAGGGAATTACGAAAGTGGAAATTCTCGGGCATGGGGGAGACGTATTCGTGATAGCAAGTGAAGCTCCTCCGGAATTCATAGCGGAGATAGAGGGGAAGATCCGATACCGAATCTCGAGAAAGGGAAATATTCTTAAAATCACCGCAATCTCTCCGGGTTTTCTTTCGGCAACAGGAACAATTCGATTCCAAGTGAAAATACCATCCGAATTGGACGTTAAGATAGTCGGTCGATCCGCTCCGATTCGCCTCAAAGGTCGGTTTTCATCCGTTACGGCAGCAAGTACCGAAGGAGATATGCGTGTAGAAAACGCCTCAGGGAAATTTACGTTAAGCTCTTCTAAGGGAGATATCGTCATGAGTAAAGTCGAAGGCAAGACGACCGCGTCCACAGCCAACGGCGATATACTTGCAAGCGGACTAATCGGCGACCATCTACTCGCATCTCCTTCCGGAACATTAACTTTACTTAATGGGTTAGGAAGATTCAGACTCTGTTCGGAATATTTCCTAAGTGCGAGCGAGATTACTTTGACGCCTGGATCGGAGAATTATTTCACCACAGGAGGTCCGCTTCGTTTAACCAATCTATTCCCCTCCGGCGGTTGCATGCTTCTCGCTAACGCACCTAAAGACAAAATTCGAAGCGACCTTCCTAATTTCAGAATCATCGAACAAGGAAAGCATCTGAAAGCTAGGGCGATCGGCTCTAACCCTTCCGTGCTCCATGCTCATTCTAAAGAGGAAATCCTCATTACTTCGGCGTCCCATAGCACATTCGGAGAAATATTATCCGCCAGCGCGTAA
- a CDS encoding class II glutamine amidotransferase, producing MCELLGMSANVPTDICFSFTGLIQRGGKTGPHKDGWGIAFYEGKGCRLFHDPNPSVDSKVAELLQKYPIKSNIVISHIRKANRGKVELKNTHPFARELWGSYWTFAHNGQLKGIKKEPLKEFRPVGTTDSEHAFCRLLSELKRKFKDRPKDERRLISEIEKLLSILGKKGVSNVLLSDSKYLYAFCSTKLAYITRHAPFGKARLIDADMTVDFRKHTGPKDIVTVLATQPLTKNETWHDLKAGEFQVWKEGRLFYQKP from the coding sequence ATGTGTGAACTCTTAGGAATGAGCGCGAATGTTCCGACCGATATTTGCTTTAGCTTCACCGGCTTGATCCAACGAGGCGGAAAGACAGGACCTCATAAAGACGGATGGGGGATCGCATTCTATGAAGGAAAAGGTTGCCGCTTATTTCACGATCCGAATCCGAGTGTGGATTCTAAAGTAGCCGAATTACTTCAAAAATATCCGATCAAAAGCAATATCGTAATTTCGCATATCCGAAAAGCCAATCGAGGAAAAGTCGAGCTAAAGAACACGCATCCGTTCGCGAGAGAACTTTGGGGAAGTTATTGGACCTTTGCGCATAACGGACAATTAAAGGGAATCAAAAAGGAACCTCTAAAGGAATTTAGACCCGTCGGAACAACGGATAGCGAACATGCATTCTGCCGGCTACTTTCCGAACTAAAAAGAAAATTCAAGGATAGACCGAAAGATGAAAGGCGACTCATTTCAGAAATCGAGAAACTGCTCTCCATATTAGGGAAGAAAGGTGTTTCAAACGTCTTACTATCGGATTCCAAATATCTATATGCGTTTTGTTCCACAAAACTCGCTTACATTACCCGCCATGCACCGTTCGGAAAAGCCCGCCTCATAGATGCGGACATGACGGTCGATTTTCGAAAGCATACCGGTCCGAAAGATATAGTAACCGTACTTGCAACTCAACCTCTTACAAAGAACGAAACTTGGCATGATTTGAAAGCGGGCGAATTTCAAGTCTGGAAAGAAGGTCGTTTATTCTATCAAAAACCCTAA